From the genome of Candidatus Methylopumilus turicensis, one region includes:
- the murC gene encoding UDP-N-acetylmuramate--L-alanine ligase yields the protein MKHKVKNIHFIGIGGSGMSGIAEVLVNLGFNVTGSDLASNSVTARLKAAGATVYQGHQKENLTDADVVVVSSAVNEANPEVKEARARQIPVVPRALMLAELMRFRQGIAVAGTHGKTTTTSLIASILAEAGMDPTYVIGGKLESANANAKLGTGEYIVAEADESDASFLHLTPVMAVVTNIDADHMDTYEHSFDKLKTAFVDFVQQLPFWGMAVVCVDDANICEILPRLTKPVMTYGFSEAARVRAINVVADNGQMRFTVQRINGVTTEFDVTLNLPGKHYVLNALAAIAIASELNVPDAAMIKALKEFKGVGRRFERYGEVKAPAGGAFTLIDDYGHHPVEMQAVIAAARGAFPNRRLVLAFQPHRYTRTRDCFEDFVKVLSSADAVLLTEVYSAGEAPIVAADGRSLVRAVRVAGKVEPLFVETTTELPQAIANIVQDGDVVIVMGAGSIGQVASLTRDLCK from the coding sequence ATGAAACATAAAGTGAAGAATATTCATTTCATCGGTATCGGTGGCTCAGGCATGAGCGGTATTGCTGAAGTGCTGGTGAACTTGGGTTTTAACGTCACAGGTTCGGATTTAGCTAGCAACAGTGTCACAGCAAGATTGAAGGCCGCAGGCGCAACGGTGTATCAAGGCCATCAAAAAGAGAATTTAACGGATGCGGATGTCGTCGTGGTTTCAAGTGCGGTCAATGAAGCCAACCCAGAAGTAAAAGAAGCGCGTGCACGTCAGATCCCGGTGGTTCCGCGTGCACTGATGCTGGCAGAGTTGATGCGCTTTAGACAAGGGATTGCTGTTGCGGGGACGCACGGCAAAACAACCACTACGAGTTTGATAGCGAGCATCTTAGCTGAAGCTGGGATGGACCCAACTTACGTCATTGGCGGCAAGTTGGAATCAGCGAATGCCAACGCAAAATTAGGCACGGGGGAATATATCGTGGCTGAGGCAGATGAGTCCGATGCCTCATTTTTACACCTCACACCAGTGATGGCAGTGGTCACCAATATTGATGCTGACCACATGGACACATATGAGCATAGCTTCGACAAGCTCAAAACTGCCTTTGTGGACTTCGTTCAGCAATTGCCATTTTGGGGGATGGCGGTTGTGTGTGTCGATGATGCCAATATCTGCGAAATTTTGCCTAGGCTTACCAAGCCAGTCATGACTTATGGCTTTAGTGAAGCTGCGCGTGTGAGAGCGATTAATGTCGTCGCAGATAATGGCCAAATGCGCTTTACCGTGCAACGTATTAATGGTGTGACTACTGAATTTGATGTGACCTTGAATTTACCAGGCAAGCATTATGTGCTCAACGCATTAGCAGCGATTGCGATTGCGAGCGAGCTGAATGTACCTGATGCGGCCATGATTAAAGCGCTTAAGGAATTTAAAGGCGTCGGTCGTCGCTTTGAGCGTTACGGCGAAGTAAAAGCGCCAGCAGGCGGCGCATTCACGTTGATTGATGATTACGGACATCATCCAGTTGAAATGCAAGCGGTGATTGCGGCGGCGCGCGGTGCATTTCCTAATCGACGACTCGTCTTAGCTTTCCAACCGCACCGTTACACCAGAACGCGTGATTGTTTTGAAGATTTTGTGAAAGTGCTTTCAAGCGCAGATGCCGTCTTGCTGACAGAGGTTTATTCGGCCGGTGAAGCGCCAATCGTCGCGGCAGATGGCCGCTCATTGGTGCGAGCTGTGCGTGTGGCCGGCAAGGTGGAGCCGCTTTTTGTAGAAACCACGACTGAATTGCCACAAGCGATTGCGAACATAGTGCAAGACGGTGATGTAGTGATTGTGATGGGGGCTGGTTCGATCGGTCAGGTTGCAAGTTTAACAAGGGATTTATGCAAGTGA
- the ftsZ gene encoding cell division protein FtsZ produces MFEIMDNENQEAVIKVIGVGGCGGNAVEHMIAKNVGGVEFICANTDMQALKKSQAKTVLQIGMDITKGLGAGAKPEIGREAALEDRDRIAEIIDGADMLFITAGMGGGTGTGAAPIVAEVAKEMGILTVAVVTKPFAFEGKRSKVATDGLEELSKHVDSLIIIPNDKLMEVLGDDVTFIDAFKAANDVLHNAVSGIAEIINCPGLVNVDFADVRTVMSEMGMAMMGSAIATGPDRAVLAAEQAVASPLLENVNLANARGVLVNITASHSFKMKEYNDVMHTIRSFTAEDATVIIGNVFDESMGDALRVTMVATGLNGVGAQQKPKLVMAATPMVRDGTTNQPIYTGAGNVGYMDDDEPAVFTQNSGRRAQVDAMKKDGIEEYDIPAFLRKQAD; encoded by the coding sequence ATGTTTGAAATTATGGATAATGAAAACCAAGAAGCCGTTATTAAGGTGATTGGCGTGGGTGGTTGCGGCGGAAACGCTGTTGAACACATGATCGCAAAAAATGTGGGTGGCGTAGAATTTATTTGCGCAAACACCGACATGCAGGCGCTTAAAAAGAGCCAAGCGAAAACTGTACTGCAAATCGGTATGGATATCACTAAAGGCTTGGGCGCTGGTGCGAAACCGGAAATTGGACGCGAAGCTGCATTAGAAGATCGTGATCGTATTGCTGAAATCATTGACGGCGCCGATATGTTGTTCATCACGGCCGGTATGGGCGGTGGTACAGGAACGGGTGCCGCACCGATCGTGGCTGAAGTTGCGAAAGAAATGGGTATCTTGACCGTTGCGGTGGTGACTAAGCCATTTGCATTTGAAGGTAAACGAAGCAAAGTGGCAACAGATGGCTTGGAAGAACTTTCTAAGCATGTTGATTCTCTGATTATTATCCCGAATGACAAGTTGATGGAAGTGTTGGGCGATGATGTGACATTTATCGATGCATTTAAAGCAGCAAACGATGTGCTGCATAACGCAGTGTCAGGGATTGCTGAAATCATTAATTGTCCTGGTTTAGTCAACGTCGACTTTGCTGACGTACGTACCGTGATGTCTGAAATGGGTATGGCGATGATGGGTTCTGCGATCGCAACAGGCCCAGACCGCGCGGTTTTAGCGGCTGAGCAAGCGGTCGCAAGTCCGTTGCTTGAGAACGTTAATTTGGCAAATGCACGTGGTGTTTTAGTCAACATTACTGCTAGCCACTCTTTCAAGATGAAAGAATATAACGATGTCATGCACACTATCCGTTCATTCACAGCTGAAGATGCAACTGTGATTATTGGTAACGTGTTTGATGAAAGCATGGGTGATGCGTTACGTGTCACGATGGTTGCAACCGGTCTAAATGGCGTAGGTGCTCAGCAAAAACCAAAACTAGTCATGGCAGCAACGCCGATGGTGCGCGATGGTACAACTAATCAACCTATTTACACTGGTGCTGGCAATGTAGGTTACATGGATGATGATGAGCCCGCTGTATTCACACAAAATAGTGGTCGTCGTGCGCAAGTCGATGCAATGAAAAAAGACGGGATTGAAGAATATGACATCCCAGCATTTTTACGCAAACAAGCGGATTAA
- the ftsA gene encoding cell division protein FtsA, translating to MSKAKEEKNLIIGLDIGTSKVVAIVAELMADGSMNVIGLGQHVSRGLKKGVVINIDSTVNAIQRAIEEAELMADCTIKNVFTGIAGSHVQSINARGMVKIKDAEVTQADVARVIETAQAIALPSDQQILHILTQEYIIDGQEDVREPLGMSGMKLEVKVHIVTGAVAAAQNIVKSIKRCGLEVTDLILQPLASSEAVLTEDEKELGVCLVDIGGGTTDIAVFKQGAIRHTAVIPIAGDQITNDVAVALRTPTQSAEDIKIKHGCALRQLADPREVVEVQGTDGRESRQLSVQTLAEVIEPRVVELYEFVLAELRRSGLEEMIASGIVITGGSSMMKGMVELGEEIFHMPVRMGLPRYVGGLSEVVSNPRYATGVGLLLIGKRQVAQQIQVGLDANSFGRILERMKSWFQGNF from the coding sequence ATGAGTAAAGCTAAAGAAGAGAAAAACCTCATTATTGGCTTGGATATCGGTACATCTAAAGTGGTCGCAATTGTTGCGGAACTGATGGCGGATGGCAGTATGAATGTGATTGGCCTTGGACAGCACGTTTCACGAGGCCTTAAAAAAGGCGTGGTGATTAACATCGACTCCACTGTGAATGCGATTCAGCGTGCCATCGAAGAAGCCGAGCTGATGGCAGATTGCACGATTAAAAACGTGTTTACAGGCATTGCAGGTAGCCATGTGCAAAGTATTAATGCGCGTGGCATGGTGAAGATTAAAGATGCTGAAGTGACTCAGGCTGATGTGGCGCGCGTGATTGAAACTGCGCAAGCGATTGCCTTGCCTTCAGACCAACAGATTCTTCATATTCTGACGCAGGAATACATCATTGATGGTCAAGAAGACGTGCGTGAACCTCTGGGCATGAGTGGCATGAAGTTAGAAGTAAAAGTCCATATCGTGACTGGTGCTGTGGCTGCTGCTCAAAACATCGTGAAGAGTATTAAGCGTTGCGGTTTAGAGGTCACTGATTTAATTCTTCAGCCACTTGCTTCAAGTGAGGCCGTCTTGACTGAGGATGAAAAAGAGCTGGGTGTGTGCTTGGTAGATATTGGTGGCGGTACTACAGACATTGCCGTATTCAAACAAGGGGCAATTCGTCATACCGCGGTGATTCCAATTGCCGGTGATCAAATCACTAACGACGTTGCGGTGGCTTTGAGAACGCCAACGCAGTCTGCAGAAGATATCAAGATTAAACATGGTTGTGCTCTTCGCCAATTGGCGGACCCGCGTGAAGTCGTGGAAGTGCAAGGGACTGATGGAAGAGAGTCACGTCAACTTTCCGTGCAAACCTTGGCTGAGGTGATTGAGCCACGGGTAGTTGAGTTGTACGAGTTTGTATTAGCTGAGTTACGTCGCAGTGGCCTAGAAGAAATGATTGCCTCTGGCATCGTGATTACAGGCGGTTCATCAATGATGAAGGGGATGGTTGAGTTAGGAGAAGAAATCTTCCATATGCCGGTGCGCATGGGTTTACCAAGATACGTAGGTGGCTTATCAGAAGTGGTCAGTAATCCACGTTACGCAACTGGCGTAGGCTTGCTGTTAATTGGTAAGCGACAAGTCGCACAACAGATTCAGGTAGGTTTAGATGCCAATTCATTCGGTCGCATTCTTGAGCGAATGAAAAGTTGGTTTCAGGGTAATTTTTAG
- the murG gene encoding undecaprenyldiphospho-muramoylpentapeptide beta-N-acetylglucosaminyltransferase, whose product MSTKTLMVMAGGTGGHVYPAMAVADHLKAQGWNVVWLATEGGMENRLIEGKNYAKAMITMQGVRGKGLLGWVLLPIKLAKALSQSFSAIRKHQPNVVLGMGGFAAFPGGLMARLLGKPLVIHEQNSVAGLTNKLMAKIATRVLAAFPGALNKANVVGNPVRADIATLAEPLTRFETHEGSLKLLVVGGSLGAQALNDLIPQAMAVIPAEKRPVVIHQAGIKHIEVLKSNYAQHGLEADCRAFIEDMAEMYTWADFVICRAGAMTIAELSAVGLGSLLVPFPFAVDDHQTTNAAYLAEYEAAFLVQQKALTVEKLVNILTTLTRERCLSMANKARALGKPSATADVASVCMEVAV is encoded by the coding sequence ATGAGTACCAAAACGCTTATGGTGATGGCAGGCGGCACAGGTGGTCATGTTTATCCTGCGATGGCTGTGGCTGACCATTTGAAAGCCCAAGGCTGGAATGTCGTTTGGCTTGCCACTGAAGGCGGCATGGAAAACCGTTTAATAGAAGGTAAAAACTATGCGAAAGCCATGATCACCATGCAAGGCGTGCGTGGTAAGGGCTTGCTAGGCTGGGTGTTGTTGCCAATTAAGTTAGCTAAAGCTTTAAGCCAAAGCTTTAGTGCAATACGCAAACATCAGCCGAATGTGGTGCTCGGTATGGGCGGATTTGCCGCATTCCCAGGCGGATTAATGGCACGCTTACTTGGCAAACCATTAGTGATACATGAACAAAACTCGGTGGCTGGTTTAACTAACAAATTGATGGCAAAAATCGCAACACGGGTTTTGGCAGCTTTCCCTGGAGCGCTTAATAAAGCGAACGTAGTTGGCAATCCAGTCCGTGCAGATATTGCCACATTAGCTGAGCCCTTAACGCGCTTTGAGACGCATGAAGGATCGCTTAAGTTATTGGTGGTTGGCGGTAGTTTAGGTGCGCAAGCACTCAACGATTTGATTCCACAGGCGATGGCAGTGATACCTGCCGAAAAACGACCAGTCGTGATTCATCAGGCTGGGATCAAGCATATTGAAGTGTTGAAAAGTAACTATGCACAACATGGCCTAGAAGCCGATTGCCGAGCTTTTATAGAGGATATGGCTGAAATGTATACATGGGCTGATTTTGTGATTTGCCGCGCAGGTGCGATGACGATAGCGGAATTATCAGCAGTAGGCTTGGGTAGTTTGTTGGTGCCATTTCCATTTGCAGTGGATGATCATCAAACCACGAATGCCGCTTATTTGGCAGAGTATGAGGCTGCTTTTTTGGTACAACAAAAAGCATTAACAGTAGAAAAACTAGTGAATATTTTGACGACATTAACCCGTGAGCGTTGTTTAAGCATGGCAAATAAAGCGCGTGCTTTAGGTAAGCCGTCAGCCACGGCGGATGTGGCAAGTGTTTGCATGGAGGTAGCCGTATGA
- the murB gene encoding UDP-N-acetylmuramate dehydrogenase: MAQAQTQGSLLLNEAMTRYNSWRVGGKADRLYIPVSLDDLSAFLQTLDANEPLHFVGLGSNLLVRDAGVRGTVVVLHNALNTLQMEGNLVYADAGVTCAKLARFTAKQGKQGGEFWAGIPGTVGGALAMNAGCHGGETWDSVKRVLTIDAKGIVHERDVAEFVATYRHVAMPVAKEWFVGAWFELPSGDAEAAEQKIKALLAKRLATQPLNLPNAGSTFRNPEGDYAARLIEACGLKGYKIGGAQVSEKHANFIVNLGDASADDIEQLIVLMRDTVKEKFGISLHQEVHLLGDKVGEK, translated from the coding sequence ATGGCACAAGCCCAAACACAAGGAAGTTTGTTGTTGAACGAGGCAATGACTCGTTACAACAGTTGGCGCGTGGGAGGTAAAGCAGATCGTTTGTATATTCCTGTGAGCTTGGATGATTTAAGTGCTTTCTTGCAAACTTTGGATGCTAATGAGCCTTTACATTTTGTGGGTCTGGGTTCGAATTTGTTGGTAAGAGATGCGGGTGTGCGCGGCACGGTCGTGGTGCTTCACAACGCGCTCAACACTTTGCAAATGGAAGGCAATTTGGTTTATGCCGATGCGGGTGTCACGTGTGCCAAGTTGGCTAGATTTACCGCAAAACAAGGCAAACAAGGTGGTGAGTTTTGGGCTGGTATTCCTGGCACTGTGGGTGGTGCGTTGGCGATGAATGCTGGCTGTCATGGTGGCGAAACTTGGGATAGCGTAAAGCGCGTGTTGACGATTGATGCAAAAGGCATAGTGCATGAACGGGATGTGGCTGAGTTTGTAGCGACCTATCGCCATGTAGCCATGCCAGTGGCTAAAGAATGGTTTGTTGGTGCTTGGTTTGAATTGCCATCGGGTGATGCCGAAGCCGCTGAGCAAAAGATTAAAGCCTTACTCGCAAAAAGATTGGCAACGCAACCACTGAATTTGCCGAACGCGGGCTCAACCTTCCGTAACCCAGAGGGTGATTATGCGGCGAGATTGATTGAGGCTTGTGGCTTAAAAGGCTACAAAATTGGCGGTGCGCAAGTCTCAGAAAAGCACGCTAATTTTATTGTGAATTTAGGCGATGCCAGCGCAGATGATATTGAGCAATTAATCGTGTTGATGCGCGATACGGTCAAAGAAAAGTTTGGAATTAGCTTGCATCAAGAGGTGCATCTGTTAGGTGACAAAGTAGGCGAGAAATGA
- a CDS encoding D-alanine--D-alanine ligase: protein MSETFGKVAVLLGGKSGEREVSLKSGSAVLAALQAQGIDAEAFDPATRPLHDLAQYDAAFISLHGRFGEDGTMQGALELFGIPYTGSGVMASAIGMDKWRTKLIWHAAGVTTPAFEVVSADSDFAAIEQKLGLPLFVKPANEGSSIGISKVKTAGGLKAAYELAAKSDPLVIAEQFVGGGEYTVGILGDQVLPIVRIVPANEFYDFEAKYLRDDTQYLCPCGLPSAQEARIQAEALQAFKAIGGTGWGRVDFLMDEAGKHYFLEVNTSPGMTDHSLVPMAAKAAGIPFGDLVKRILSLAIAQHGAKTRVG, encoded by the coding sequence ATGAGTGAGACATTTGGAAAAGTAGCCGTTTTATTGGGTGGAAAATCAGGCGAACGTGAAGTTTCGCTCAAGAGCGGCTCGGCTGTGTTAGCTGCATTGCAAGCGCAAGGCATCGATGCGGAAGCATTTGATCCAGCGACTCGCCCATTGCATGACTTAGCACAATATGACGCGGCTTTTATTTCGCTGCATGGTCGCTTTGGTGAAGATGGCACCATGCAAGGCGCTTTGGAGTTGTTCGGCATCCCATATACAGGCTCTGGCGTGATGGCTTCAGCTATCGGCATGGATAAGTGGCGTACTAAGTTAATTTGGCACGCAGCAGGTGTAACAACGCCGGCATTTGAAGTCGTCAGTGCAGATTCTGATTTTGCAGCCATTGAGCAAAAACTGGGCTTGCCACTCTTCGTCAAACCCGCTAACGAAGGCTCAAGCATTGGCATTAGCAAAGTTAAAACAGCAGGGGGTTTGAAAGCCGCTTATGAATTGGCAGCTAAATCAGACCCGCTAGTCATTGCAGAGCAATTTGTAGGCGGCGGCGAATATACAGTGGGTATTTTGGGCGACCAAGTTTTACCGATTGTACGCATCGTGCCTGCGAATGAGTTTTATGATTTTGAGGCTAAATATTTACGTGATGACACGCAGTATTTATGCCCATGTGGTTTGCCATCAGCACAAGAAGCCAGAATACAAGCGGAAGCTTTACAGGCATTTAAAGCGATTGGTGGCACAGGTTGGGGTCGTGTGGATTTCTTGATGGATGAAGCGGGCAAGCATTACTTTTTGGAGGTGAATACCAGTCCGGGCATGACAGATCACAGCTTGGTCCCAATGGCCGCAAAAGCGGCAGGGATTCCATTTGGTGACTTAGTGAAACGTATTTTGAGTTTGGCAATAGCACAGCACGGAGCGAAAACGCGTGTGGGATAA
- the murD gene encoding UDP-N-acetylmuramoyl-L-alanine--D-glutamate ligase yields MKLELHDKQVLVLGLGDTGLSALRWLRGQGTRLSVADTREIPPGVEIVKQEMPDVNVCIGAFSESVFNQAEVIVISPGVPLAEPLVQAALERGVPVVGDVELFAQYKPASAKVIAITGSNGKSTVTTLAGDMCKAAGLKTVVAGNIGLPVLDTLNDETPDVYVLELSSFQLETTSSLNADAATVLNISEDHMDRYHGLVDYAQAKARVFAGSGVQVLNRQDAWSMNMAIKGRACVTFGLDQATHAEDFGVATQAGIPALMKGASVLLSTQAMKLAGLHNAANALAAMALCEAIGVSQSAMLNALCEYKGLPHRVEWVANIGNVAFYDDSKGTNVGATYAALQGLVGPNDPKKIVLIAGGDGKGQDFLPLAEIVAKNARAVVLIGRDAPNIEDALKSTQVNLVRAESLEEAVKQAYALAQSGDAVLLSPACASFDMFRNYVHRAEVFVQSVKALANEEAAA; encoded by the coding sequence ATGAAACTCGAATTACACGACAAACAGGTGTTGGTGCTAGGCCTTGGCGACACGGGGCTTTCGGCCTTGCGTTGGCTGCGTGGCCAAGGCACCCGTTTGTCTGTGGCTGATACACGTGAAATACCCCCTGGTGTTGAAATCGTAAAACAAGAAATGCCAGACGTTAACGTGTGTATCGGAGCCTTTAGCGAGTCCGTATTTAATCAAGCTGAAGTAATTGTCATTAGTCCAGGAGTGCCATTAGCTGAGCCTCTGGTGCAAGCCGCTCTTGAGCGTGGTGTGCCAGTCGTGGGTGATGTTGAGCTGTTTGCGCAATACAAACCCGCAAGTGCCAAAGTCATCGCAATTACTGGATCAAACGGCAAAAGCACTGTGACAACCTTGGCAGGTGACATGTGTAAAGCCGCAGGCTTAAAAACAGTGGTCGCGGGAAACATTGGCTTGCCAGTATTAGATACCCTTAATGATGAGACGCCTGATGTTTATGTGCTCGAGCTTTCTAGTTTTCAGCTTGAAACGACTTCTAGCTTGAATGCAGATGCTGCAACAGTGCTCAATATCAGTGAAGACCACATGGATCGTTATCACGGTCTTGTCGATTATGCACAAGCAAAAGCTCGTGTTTTTGCAGGATCTGGTGTGCAAGTGCTCAACCGTCAAGATGCTTGGAGCATGAACATGGCGATAAAAGGCCGCGCTTGCGTGACCTTTGGTTTAGACCAAGCCACTCATGCCGAAGATTTTGGTGTAGCAACACAAGCCGGTATTCCGGCGTTAATGAAGGGCGCAAGTGTTTTATTAAGCACACAAGCCATGAAGCTTGCAGGGCTTCACAATGCGGCCAATGCGTTAGCGGCGATGGCTTTATGTGAGGCGATTGGTGTGTCGCAATCCGCCATGCTGAACGCCTTATGTGAATACAAGGGCTTGCCGCATCGGGTGGAATGGGTTGCAAATATTGGAAATGTGGCTTTTTACGATGACTCAAAAGGTACTAATGTGGGGGCCACTTATGCAGCGCTTCAGGGCTTAGTTGGTCCAAATGACCCCAAGAAGATTGTGTTAATTGCAGGCGGTGATGGCAAAGGTCAGGACTTTTTACCACTGGCTGAAATTGTGGCTAAAAATGCGCGTGCAGTTGTGTTGATTGGGCGTGATGCGCCGAATATTGAAGATGCTTTAAAAAGTACGCAGGTGAATTTGGTGCGGGCAGAAAGCTTAGAAGAGGCAGTGAAGCAAGCCTATGCCTTAGCGCAATCAGGCGATGCTGTTTTACTCTCACCAGCTTGTGCTAGCTTCGATATGTTCCGCAATTATGTTCATCGTGCAGAAGTCTTTGTTCAAAGCGTTAAAGCGCTTGCAAACGAGGAGGCAGCCGCATGA
- a CDS encoding cell division protein FtsQ/DivIB codes for MNWIANALFALAFVLFIYGSLYIVVHLPIFPLNEVRVEGELKHVTREQVKLIASRYLQGNFFTVNLVRTRQAFEKLPWARNVSVRRRWPNRLEVMIEEHQALARWGNIALVNTHGEIFHGASDADLPVFYGPGDGVKEVAAHYGEFNALILPANMKLTEVTLTPRRSWQVTTNNGMVISLGREKMDMRLARFMQVYRKTYAGLKGDLNYVDLRYPSGFAVRSPMALAAFKPVVVNAAPKEQKLSNIKSEPLRKDEGRKAPIKKEQSKRGVKKAEIKKAKA; via the coding sequence TTGAATTGGATTGCAAATGCGCTGTTTGCGCTGGCATTCGTATTATTCATTTATGGATCGCTTTATATCGTGGTGCACTTGCCGATATTTCCACTCAATGAAGTGCGCGTAGAAGGTGAGTTAAAGCATGTGACGCGTGAGCAAGTGAAGTTGATTGCTAGCCGTTATCTGCAAGGTAATTTTTTTACGGTGAATTTAGTTCGGACACGCCAAGCATTTGAGAAATTGCCTTGGGCAAGAAATGTCAGCGTGAGACGGCGTTGGCCAAATCGCCTAGAGGTGATGATTGAGGAGCATCAGGCTTTAGCGCGCTGGGGAAACATTGCACTGGTGAATACGCATGGCGAAATCTTTCACGGAGCTTCAGATGCTGATTTACCTGTTTTTTATGGTCCAGGGGATGGTGTAAAAGAAGTGGCAGCCCATTATGGTGAATTTAATGCGTTAATCTTGCCCGCGAACATGAAACTGACCGAAGTGACATTAACGCCAAGGCGCTCATGGCAGGTGACGACCAACAATGGCATGGTGATTTCATTAGGCCGGGAAAAAATGGATATGCGTTTAGCGAGATTTATGCAGGTTTATCGCAAAACCTATGCTGGCTTAAAAGGGGATTTGAATTATGTGGATTTACGTTACCCCAGTGGTTTTGCGGTAAGAAGTCCGATGGCGTTAGCCGCGTTTAAGCCAGTGGTGGTTAATGCAGCTCCTAAAGAACAAAAGTTGAGCAATATTAAAAGTGAGCCGCTGCGCAAAGATGAAGGAAGAAAAGCGCCGATTAAAAAAGAACAAAGTAAACGTGGTGTAAAAAAAGCTGAGATAAAAAAGGCGAAGGCTTAG
- the ftsW gene encoding putative lipid II flippase FtsW, producing the protein MMPMLNNRNKITGESYDQALLWVTLVLLAFGMVMVYSASISWAEGKSLTHHQASYYLVRHAGFLVVGLVVAGIAFQVPIRTWKKYATPLFLVGLGMLILVLVPGIGHKVLGSRRWIKLVLFQIQPSELMKFFAAVYVADYTTRKAALMHSFKQGFSPMLIVMIFVAFLLLQEPDFGAFVVIASISIAILWLGGINLRIFGGLLVLLVIGFIILILTSPYRLQRIVGYMDPWADPFGKGYQLTHALIAFGRGEWLGVGLGGSVEKLMYLPEAHTDFLLAVIAEELGFIGVAALVGLFAWVVVRSFKIAKESVSNEQYFSALLAQGIGVWIGVQSIINMGVNMGLLPTKGLTLPLLSFGGTGILANCVAMAVLLRIDWENKRLFKGIQV; encoded by the coding sequence ATGATGCCAATGTTGAACAATCGCAACAAAATTACGGGTGAAAGTTATGACCAAGCATTACTTTGGGTCACCTTAGTTTTGCTTGCGTTTGGCATGGTCATGGTTTACTCAGCCTCGATTTCTTGGGCAGAGGGTAAGTCTTTAACTCATCATCAAGCCTCTTACTATTTGGTGCGTCATGCAGGATTTTTAGTGGTCGGGCTAGTGGTTGCTGGCATTGCTTTTCAAGTGCCAATACGTACTTGGAAGAAGTATGCGACACCATTATTTTTAGTTGGTCTGGGGATGCTTATCTTAGTGTTAGTGCCAGGAATCGGACATAAAGTGCTAGGAAGTCGTCGTTGGATTAAGTTGGTGCTATTTCAAATACAACCCTCAGAGTTGATGAAGTTTTTTGCGGCAGTGTACGTAGCGGATTACACCACGCGAAAAGCAGCGCTGATGCATAGTTTCAAACAGGGCTTCTCACCAATGTTGATTGTAATGATATTTGTAGCATTTTTGTTATTGCAAGAGCCTGACTTTGGTGCGTTCGTTGTTATCGCCTCCATCTCGATTGCTATTTTGTGGTTGGGTGGTATCAATTTAAGAATCTTTGGTGGACTTCTTGTGTTGCTCGTGATTGGTTTCATCATTTTAATTTTGACTTCGCCATATCGCCTTCAACGGATTGTCGGTTATATGGATCCATGGGCAGATCCTTTTGGGAAAGGGTATCAGCTGACCCATGCGCTCATCGCGTTTGGGCGGGGTGAGTGGTTGGGTGTGGGTTTAGGAGGCAGTGTAGAGAAATTGATGTATTTGCCAGAAGCACATACCGACTTCTTGTTGGCGGTGATTGCAGAGGAGCTAGGTTTTATCGGCGTAGCGGCATTAGTTGGTTTGTTTGCTTGGGTCGTGGTGCGCTCATTCAAAATCGCGAAAGAATCCGTGAGTAATGAGCAGTATTTCTCCGCCTTATTAGCACAAGGTATTGGTGTTTGGATTGGCGTGCAAAGCATTATCAATATGGGTGTGAATATGGGCTTGTTACCCACCAAGGGTTTAACGTTGCCGCTACTCTCTTTTGGCGGCACGGGTATTTTGGCGAATTGCGTTGCTATGGCGGTATTACTCCGTATTGATTGGGAAAATAAACGTTTGTTTAAGGGTATTCAGGTATGA